Part of the Vigna angularis cultivar LongXiaoDou No.4 chromosome 1, ASM1680809v1, whole genome shotgun sequence genome, aataacttcattTTTCCAAACGTGGACAGTAAAGGATCATTAAGTTGGGTCAACATAGGTTGAACAAGAAATCTGTGGAAACTGAGGCCCAATTAAAATCTCGGTAAGAAAGGGCTGAACGATCTTATTAACAGACCCTGCTCACTATAAATAATGAAACGCAATATTACATCTGTGAAAATTGACCAAGTCCACCAAATGGCACCTCATACAATAATTTTTGCTACTACATACATAGCTTGGTGACACAAATCTGAACAACTGCTCTGCATATGTTACTCCATTTCGAGTCAAAAAAGTAGGATGTAATTAGTGTGAAGATAGTCCAAAACTTTAACCATCAGAGGTACCAAACCCAGAGATTAGATTCTCCACTGATTTTCttgttaacaaatatatatattcttatatcTGTCATTTTCCCCAACCTTGTTATCTCTCTAACAATTAAAGGTCAAACATCATCATATAGCTTGTTAGGCCACtcaaaatttcttcaaattGAACAGCATcacagagagatagagagagatagagagagaaagagagatgaCTGAGTTGCAGAGGTCTGTAACATCATTTAGAAGACAAGGATCTTCAGGGTTGGTGTGGGATGACAAGTTCATCACAGCCCTTGAGAACCAGAATCAGAACCAACAAGGTCAAAGGGAGCTTCAGGATGTCGAATCAAGTGCCAGGTTGGAGCGGAGCAGATCAGATGGAGCACGCCCTTATCGGACGGTCAACGTTGCACCGGCATCCATAGACCCACCTTCTCCCAAGCTAGCAACCTGTGGCTTTTGTTCTGTCTTTCGGAAACCAGGTCCTGCAAAATCCACCAAAGCTAAAAGACGTAGGTGATGATGATGTATCACTCATCACCatcatcttctttcttttttattttctccaacTTGTAAATCTGTGCTTCTTGTTCATCTTTATTGTTTCTCTGTTTCAATTTCCTGGTTTGGATTTGGGCTTGATAGTTGTAAATTCCTTTGACATATCATATGGATGTGCAATAATATTCTATGCCagttatatctatttatttcaCATCCCACATCGCTTAATCCTCTCGActataaataaaggaaaatatatataaactagttttaatttcataatgCTTCTTTGATTTCTTCTATACAGACCCCCACAGTGATTTAGGTTAACACACCTTTTTTCTTCTCAATCTATCTTGTGATGGTAATGTTTTTCAAATTCAGTTGACCTTTATCTTTGTTGCTGGTTTTTCTTGTCTCGCAAAACTACTTCTCCATATAGTTTTGtcttattacaataaaatattgtaaaatgtAAGCATTTTCCTTTCCTACTTGGTAATAATTTACAGTTATTAATTACACGCCAAACCTTGGACTTTTGGATTTTGTTGttccttctttttttatataatttatagttattaattaCATATCAAACCTTGAACCAGTAGGATTGAAGCTGAAATATTAGGAAATAATAGATTAAATCAATGTTctctatttgttttaaatttataatccTTACTCTTTAAATGACTTTTAATTGTATTTGTTAGAGGtaactattataatatttttcaataagaGAAGgatatttttagtataaaaatacaaagtaaATTTGAATTGGTTAAATTTTTCTGTGAAACAAGTATGTTGTATCTAAATTCACATCTAATAAAGAGACAAACatctaactaataatatttattattaagtgTTAAGCACAATGTTTAGTCTGGTTACATTATTAAGGTATTGTTGATTTGACTATGCTGCAGAAGAAGTCAAACAAGAACAGAAGATAAtaactaaaaaagaaataacCAAACTTACATTCACCAATTAAAGCTGGTCGATGAGAACTACAAGCCACATCACATCAACCATGgaaatataagtatatatataaatgtaagcTTCTAAGTAACAAGACATGTACacatgtaataataatttaaaaattagctcatttgaaataaaaaataaaacactcatTTCCCTAATTTTCTCCAAAAGCCATACTTTACTCATTCctcaataatttaaaagtttctaaaataaaaaaaaacacactttAACAACTTAAGTTAGAATTTATTCCCTATCAACttaaggatatttttgttttgggaatgtaagtaataaatttttgaaacaaGGATTGtagaaaggtaaaaataaagaaagaaaatataaggaaaataataaaagaattgttgtcttatcacttttgataaatAAGGGAATGGAGATAAATATGAGGTGCTAAGGACACTCCtttttctaattcattaaaAGCTACCTATTCAAAGTTCAATTTAGCTTTTTAAAACACTAGAGATGTTTACCCAAACAATTACATGTGGTATGGATCGGTTCAATCTATCTCACTTatcttataactttttaaaaaatgggCCTAACATAACCTACCACATGTTTATGAATTAAACATAGCTACTCACtttattttaggaaaaaaaaaatgaatctttttagttttttttttcttgaatcaaacttttttctaaatataaaaattgaaactaaattcTAAAccataagaataataataacaaaaagataattgtaacatcccaaattctcacattaatgtaacaacccaactttttacattaatgtaacatcccaaattttcacacttgataattaacattacatttacggtaacattccgtaatctcaccctttaaaatttcctagttaatataagtctatacatgtaaaaagattctaattatagttcttctactcctccctttccttggcactatgtgaggcgacattccttcatctgctcccgtataacgaattatacgatcatcgcacatacccaaacacaaaacacaaacaagtagggtgagctaacatgcaacaaatcatttataagacatgcataattacttcgatacaaacatcatataataattatgtcagacaccctcataccatcgtaccacaattcctattgaacactcgtcccacaatacccaataaacaccaaaatacccaataaacaccaaaatacccaatagacactcattccataatacccaataaacactcattaaacctcgtcccacaatacccaataaacaccaaaatacccaataaacaccactatacccaatagacactcattccacaatacccaataggcacttatcccaacgatattcaataggcacttatcccaacgatattccataggcacttatcccaacgatatgttgatgagcgatacaacggaaggtttttcacttgtgatgtcattcttagtcccctcactatgtccaaaaccggcacatagaccaggacattctgccctccataccattcataatgttagtcccctcactatgtcctaaaccggcacatagaccaggacattctgccctccataccattcacaaggttagtcccctcactatgtcctaaaccggcacatagaccaggacctcctgcccctctcaccacataattcatcattctctacttgagactgattgattattagagtatcaggataacctccaacttcatgaccctcaacatcaacatatacgcacataccatgtcattacagaatctctccacgaaactcatacaatgctcacattccttaactcatattataccattacgaaatctacccataatcctcatacacataccatgacattacagaatctctccacgagactcataccatactcacattcctcgactcatattatacccttacgacatttccccataatactcatacatgttcagatgcataaattcaaatcaaataaacttcaatcatttcagaaatcatacaaactgaatatattccaacaagatatattacatgataatttaacagtacataatctgtacacaagatttaagttaaaaacttgtcgaggagacttccaggaaagagaggtgcgtcacaatggacaacttaagtaccaagtctttccttagccaaagtgttcctcaactagtttttaacaaatttcttattaacagattcaaaacaacagcatataatatttacaccgaatatcaatatagataaacatacagtaagcattaacaatattcatacataatttcaagacatgaatagtaataaaacagtactaaatcataatataaaagcttagaaagattagctcccctacctctattccagattcctcttgatctgaatttatttccccgaaacccttcagaacctctactcttcttgcaactaaaaatttctccctagctctttcttctctatttcttaagctctcacttgattcctcttttcttggtgcaaaatacccttccctcccatggctatttatagttaaaaaaaattactattcattaatattttaatattatttattattttaatattatttaaaaataatatttcaatcattttcttaccaaatctgatcctaatttctacctactactttcttccatgctaaggaatcttaatgctgaaaatttatttttactatttactttttactatttactattcactttttactattcactattcattttttactattcgattttcttaaaaaaaaaatactaaataagttatcaaaaattttaacctctccttctaaaattactataattttatattcaaaatatatatttttctatccattaaaattattattactaataaaatgctaaaatttactataaatatttttcatgggtcttacaataATCACATTAATATGTGGccataacatatattattatatacataatattatgtaaaagattttgattttgagaaaGAATAAGTGAGAAAGGAGagttgaaatgaaaaagaatttgTGAGTTGCGTATATTTTTactactttattttcttttattgtgcTGGGTACATTAAGATTCCTTTTTATCTGTATAAGACATTGAGGTGATGAGTTTTAGATGAGTcagatttttaataaattagatttattttaagtttattttaaaatatattattttttaacttaatacaACTTAAATACATATTGAGTTTTATTCATTCTAAAAACTCATCGTAAACatgtaataaaacaaatataacataGATTTCCATCTCAAAACAAGTAAATTTTACACATAACTCTAGAAATTTGAATCCTATACAGCCATTAAAACTAACTATAActactaatataaataaatatttaatcattttttaagtaCATTAATGTTTGGAAATCGGAAGTTAATCTAATTTTGgtcttttaagtttataatgtATTATTCTAATCCCTTAACTTAGAAAAAgctttaacaaataattttgagCAACTAAAAGAATAatctttaaactaattttagttaaatGTGAAACTATGAtggtatttttaaattttattatagacACACTAAtagaatttcttaaatttattacacGTAGAGAAAATTTCATTTACTTACTTCAGGAATTAAATTACcattacaaatattttagttttaaaataatatattgacggtgaatttaataaattaaaataataattaaattttaaaatatgtggaataaaaagaataaaagaacaaaatggaACAATTCATTTATGTATGTTAGCCACTTAGAAAAAGTACACTGTGAGTCTATCGTAACTTGTTGTATACAAATTCTAcataatatttgtttaagaacattaataaataaatgtttataaaatgtatgatttaatttattaatttattgttatatttatgtattattttaatacatgaataactataaaaaaattagaaatatatttaaaaaaaaaaataaaagtaaatgtaTATTATAGGTAAATGCAATTTTtcaaggaaaataaattaattaattggatttaataaaatattatattctacAGTCACCTGTAGGTGGTGAGCGGGGAGATATATCCAACGGTTCAGAAAGTTGGTGCATCGATGAGACCATACTTTCCTGCAAAAAGATCCTGAAactaattttactattttcatattctcttcaattttcttttcatttttaacttttattttatttttattcatttattttaataattttgtcttGAGTGGCATACAAGTTGAGAAAAGTTATTCGTTAGGGAaccaacttctttttcttttttataattttgtaatatttgaatCTTTATAATGTGAAAATTACtcataaaaaaacaagaataaatttattttaaagttttaaaaaatatttcccaataataaaaatatattattaatttatctattattatattttccatattttcattaatatttctttaaattaatgagtcactattttttatatatttataacaatgaTTATGCATATAACTCACATAACCAATTGCATCAGTactataaaagtaatatttaataAGGATGAGGGGAAATTGAGAATGATAAGGCCTTTGTtagaatataaaacaaataaaagttgtCTCCTAAGATAAGCAAGAATgaaaagttgattttttttttaataaattcacaTGACCACACCTAcataaaatgacattaaaaacttataaaataagctatttttataattaactttattttaattagttatataatttactttattaaaaagtttattccttgataatatatatatatatatatatatatatatatatatattctcccATACTGttttttcataacaaaaaatattttaatacacataaatttattatatttattatgatgcCGTACTTGAATggcaaataaataattttctatggtaataatattttgaattattaaccATCTAAACTggttgttttattaattattaattattattattattattattttccttatcCTTATGTATGAAAAATCAAGTCCAATACAAGAATACAGCCTTTACAAGTAATCATCCATTgcaaacaatataataataactgTTATAATTAGGGCTGAGGACAGTATACTAACTGtaccaaattataattaattatatttttaataaactatataaactAAACTACACTGTATTGTTTAagagttcagtttttaaaaactgaacttatatcaattaattaataactgAATTCAACTGAATTTTGCATTGAAAGATTAAACATGCTATCAGCTATATTAgttacataaataattattttcttatactCTATTGGTTGTTATACATTTTATAACCTTACTAGAAATATTGATGGGTTGTTAtgcattttataaattttttgtaaatatcGAAAGATTATgaacttaaataattgtttacaatattaataatattaataaagatcAAGACATTACAATTTCAATTCCGTTTAAATTATAGGTTAATTTACTTAACAAATTCAATTGGTGTTTAAATCCAAATGTTAAAAGTTCACTGTgcttcatattattttttttataatcttaattattttccaaataaggCAGTGAATAAATTGGACAAATAAAGTAGATATTCTTCTtgaaatactatttattttattattttaaatataaaaaaatatctttaaatataccattttgttattttaaatataaaacaatatatttcaatataccattttattattttaaatataaaataaacagtaTTTTAAATAGGTTTAAACTCTTTAGTTGTTCCTGTGGGGTTTTCCCATTTTGATCCCTTCTTATTAGAATCTCCAATTGAATCCTTATAAGTggtaatttgaatcaattgagcccctgccgttaaatttagttaacggggttaagtttttgcacaGGTGGGAGGATGACGTGTTAATTTCTTTAAAGGTGGCATGTTTAGAGTTGAAACGTGGCATGGATTAGGCCTTTATGCGTGGAATTatgtaaaatgtaataatataaaattagggAATTCTAAAatgggatttagggttcaaTCAAATTGAATTTGGGATTCAATTTGGGAATCGAAGAATGGCCTTGTGTGAAGGCACTGAGTCCTTGCTTAATGGTTGCACTTCCAATATCCACAACCTCACTCTGAGAAGGAGCTTGATAGTTGATGTTCCCAAACCCTTTGATCCGTCTATTGAGATCAGCAGAAGCCGAAGACAGTGGCTTGCTGATGTTATCATCTGCAGAAAATATAGCAGAAATAGTCTCTTGAGCAGTGTCTCTAACAACCTTGTTGAGTGCATCGCCTTTCAGAGGATCCAATTGACCCTTGTATTGTAACAAGGGTCGAATTACCACTGAATGTCTCTACATTTCCCTTCTAAACTCTACACCACACTTTCCAACCGCATACTTGATCAATCTCAAAGCCTGTCAAATGCAAACCAACACAATGATCGGAAtctaatttcaa contains:
- the LOC108339094 gene encoding MAPK kinase substrate protein At1g80180; its protein translation is MTELQRSVTSFRRQGSSGLVWDDKFITALENQNQNQQGQRELQDVESSARLERSRSDGARPYRTVNVAPASIDPPSPKLATCGFCSVFRKPGPAKSTKAKRRR